In the Aneurinibacillus soli genome, one interval contains:
- the pstC gene encoding phosphate ABC transporter permease subunit PstC has product MKRRYGDQVFKAVAYVFGCSIIAMLGIMLWEMFRGSSFAIDKYGPSFLFSKAWDPVAEEFGAWPFIYGTIVSSLLALAIATPISVGIAIFLVEIAPKWFRDVIGFLIELLAAIPSIVYGLWGIFVLSPIIREYIAPVFINTLGTFIPFFRGPSFGVGIFTAGVILAIMIIPTIASISREVLMVVPESQREAALALGATKWEMIRKAVLTYSRSGILGAMIIGLGRAIGETMSVTMVIGNRPEVPDSIFDPAYTMASVIANEFNEASSNLYLSTLIEIGFLLFAVTLLVNIFAKFLVWTTSRGVQEAK; this is encoded by the coding sequence TTGAAGAGACGATATGGAGACCAGGTGTTTAAGGCGGTTGCGTATGTTTTTGGTTGTTCCATCATTGCGATGCTGGGCATTATGCTGTGGGAGATGTTTCGCGGTTCTAGTTTTGCGATTGACAAGTACGGCCCGAGCTTTCTTTTCAGCAAGGCATGGGACCCAGTGGCAGAAGAGTTCGGGGCATGGCCTTTCATTTATGGCACCATCGTATCGTCCCTCCTTGCCCTTGCGATTGCCACACCGATTAGTGTAGGAATTGCGATTTTCCTGGTGGAAATCGCGCCAAAGTGGTTCCGCGATGTGATTGGATTTTTGATTGAGCTTCTGGCGGCTATTCCGTCGATTGTATACGGTTTGTGGGGCATTTTCGTTTTATCTCCAATTATTCGCGAATATATAGCGCCTGTGTTTATTAACACACTGGGCACTTTCATTCCGTTTTTCCGCGGTCCGTCCTTCGGGGTAGGGATTTTTACAGCGGGCGTCATTCTAGCTATTATGATCATCCCGACGATCGCTTCGATCTCGCGGGAGGTGCTGATGGTTGTACCGGAGTCGCAGCGCGAAGCAGCGCTCGCACTGGGGGCCACCAAATGGGAAATGATTCGCAAAGCCGTTCTCACCTATTCTCGTTCCGGTATTCTCGGTGCGATGATTATCGGGTTAGGACGTGCAATTGGCGAAACAATGTCTGTGACTATGGTTATCGGAAATCGGCCGGAAGTTCCGGATTCTATATTTGACCCTGCTTATACAATGGCAAGCGTCATCGCTAACGAGTTTAATGAAGCATCGTCGAACTTATACTTATCTACTCTCATTGAGATTGGCTTCCTCCTGTTCGCGGTTACGCTGCTCGTCAACATTTTTGCGAAATTCCTCGTGTGGACGACTTCACGGGGCGTACAGGAGGCGAAGTAA